The DNA sequence GGCTATTTCTTCAACTTTTTCCAAAATTTCCAAATTTTTGCTAAAATTCTCGGCACTAAATCTGGGATTATACCTTCTGAAATCACCTGCTTCAAAATCATCCGGTGATCTATAATTTCCTGATAAAAATCCTCTTCCTAACGGACTATAAGGAACCATGGCTATACCAAGCTCTCTGCATACCGGTATGACGGCTTCCAAATCGTTACTCCACAAAGAGTATTCCGTTTGAACCGCAGAAATTGGATGAATTTTATGAGCTCTTCTAATAATTTCCTCGGTTGCCTCAGAAAGTCCAAGAAATCTGACTTTGCCTTCATTTACCAATTCAGACATAGCGCCAACGGTATCTTCAATGGGTGTATTTGGGTCTACTCTATGTTGATAATACAAATCGATATGATCAATTCCCAATCTTTGTAAACTCTTTTCACACGCTTGTTTTACATATTCTGGTTTTCCATTAATACCCGGGAATGAACCTCCAGCTCCTCTCATAACGCCAAATTTTGTGGCTAATACAACTTCATCTCTTTTCCCCTTCAAGGCTTTTCCAACCAGGATTTCATTTTTTTCCGGGCCATACATATCTGCAGTGTCAAAAAAGTTAATCCCTTTGTCGATAGCGTGATGGATGACTGCTATTGATTCATTATCGTCGTAATTTCCATAAAATTCACTCATCCCCATACATCCAAGACCCAGTTGTGAGACTTGTAAATCGCTGTTACCAAATTTATGTTTTTTCATAATTTTCTCCGGTAAAAATTAAAACTTGAAGTTGTTAAATTAATTTTTTGATTATTTCAAATGATTTTCGTGAGGATGTAATCAAAAGGAAAATGAAAAATTGTTATTATAAAAGCCGGGATGGAAGAAGAAGAGCGGCAGAATCTGGATAATATTATCAACCAAATATACGGTATTAAGCTTAAATCACCCGACCTTTTAAAAGGATACAAAAAAAGAGGCTGTCTCAAAAGGGGCAGCCTTTTTTATTATATTCTCAGATTTAGCAAAAAGAGTCTTCGCCTCAAGTTGGTTCCAACTTATGATCTCCGTTTTATTTATTCCTCGCCTTACGTTAAATT is a window from the Bacteroidota bacterium genome containing:
- a CDS encoding aldo/keto reductase — protein: MKKHKFGNSDLQVSQLGLGCMGMSEFYGNYDDNESIAVIHHAIDKGINFFDTADMYGPEKNEILVGKALKGKRDEVVLATKFGVMRGAGGSFPGINGKPEYVKQACEKSLQRLGIDHIDLYYQHRVDPNTPIEDTVGAMSELVNEGKVRFLGLSEATEEIIRRAHKIHPISAVQTEYSLWSNDLEAVIPVCRELGIAMVPYSPLGRGFLSGNYRSPDDFEAGDFRRYNPRFSAENFSKNLEILEKVEEIAKSKSVTPSQIALAWVLSKGDDMFPIPGTKRIKYLDENIEATKISLETDEVEQLDQLYKLVSGNRY